The sequence atcgttcctacaggcctatacaaatgtagataatatgtagagggtgaagttaggaaccagttccttttatctttaggattttgtaatcatgatttcaaaccaactgtttcaggtagtttgcttCACAATCACTAggaagtgataggtcggttatacttggttctaacttctaaacaaaacattcccagtctggagctccacgcggtaagacgtgtttgtttcgcttgtgcacactgcacgcgctttcgtgtgctcgacttgggggtccttcatttcgttgtttttgtcagcgaaatgaagttttccactgggatgtatgcggccattggaactgattgtacgctggaacgcttctcgtttcgacagcctgcaccaccagcgCCAGTTAAGAGAAACGTTGCCACCCTAATAGTTactgatcagaaacacaaactTAGAAAGTAAAACACAACTTTACTTGACAAATACAAAAGGAGAAGAAAGAGTGAAAAACAAGGGCGATTACTTTCACCCAATACACCTAGGGAGATAACTCCAACCAAGGTTGCCAACATAATATCTGGCGTaaccactttttttcttctttttgtttttgtactgttAATGTTAAGGTTAGAACTTACTGTCTATaagtataataaatgtatggttactattaaaacaaaacacaaaatcgTCAAAATCGACGCGGTAGATGTTCTTGTCATTGGGGTCTGGAATAAAACATGGTAAACGATAGTTAAATGCAGATTCATGACACTGACACAGTATATTTCTATGTCGTGGTTAGAACAAAAACATGGTGAATGTTAGTTCAACACAAAATCCTTAAATCGACCTGGTAGATTTATCCGTCGTCGTGGTCTGGAGGGGAGTAGCGAGTCCTCCGTTGTTGTGTCCAGGATGTTGTCCAGTGATTGTGAAGATATGTCTGGTAGAGGCGAGGCGATCTCAGTTGGAATCGGAGGAAGATCATAACTTGTGTCAACGTCAGGATCTGGGGGTGTTTCTTCATCATTATCTGTGTCACCGGAAGTACACTGTGGAATTTGACATGTCTTGTTTGGTACTAGGTAACACTCAGAATGTTTAACACGATAACAGTTATTACTAAGTTGTGATCCAACAAATTTGCGGATGTCGCACCATGGCCCGTCAATGTTCACAACAAGATATCGATTACGTGCACATGTCTTATTTCTGTCACAATACAGATACACTAAATCTCCAATGTGTACTGAAGGCATGGTTGATTGCATTCCTTTAGGAGTTTTGGATAATTCACTGTGTGGGTGGTTTGATAATCTGGCGGAGTGTTGGTCTGTAATAAGTTGTTGGTCAGAAAGGGGTAATTGGCTGCTTGTGAATTGGTCTCTCTGAGTCCACATTTCACGAGATGATACGCCACGGTTTCGAATGCGGGAATTGAGACTAGCGACTGCTATGGCTAACTCGGTAGGAGTAACAGGACCACGAGTAGGATCTTGATGACGGAGTTCATTTTCCAATTCTTGTATTGCTCTTTCAGcaactgggttttttgtttatgttcttGACCCTACCGATTTCAAGAGTGATTCTGTGTTTGTGTAGGAAACTGTCATTTGCCAGCGCGAGAAAGCCTGGAGCAGGATCTGTGCGGATGACTGCTGGGGGTCCGTCAAGAGGGCGTAATTCTATGCACAAACGAATCAATGCCTGTCGGATGACATCACTACGTTCATTATCAATCAGACAGGCGACTGTAAAGGCTGTAACACATTCCCTCACAACTATGATGACTTGGCGTTCTCGTTTAAGTATATCCGCAGCAAAGAGACTGCCTACAGTCTCAGGTGGATTACTTGAACTTTGTTCGACAATGGTAGATGGAGTCTTGCGCAGAGCAGCACACTGATGGCAGTTGTTGGATACAGAGTCAATGGAACGATCCATGTCAAGCGCAAAGAAGTATCTTTGAACTACCTTCTTTAGTTGAAATGCTGATGGGTGATTCAACTGAATATGTAAAGCATTGAGGAGACCTTCTAGAACTTGTCGGGGAACAACAATACATTCTCGTGTGGGGAATAGTGGATCAGTTCGCTTTACGACGAGGAGACCATCTTTGGCAATGGTTACCGTATTGATGTAACGTTTAACAACTTTGATGTTGGCGAGCTTCTTCGAAGGGCGAGTACCTTGAATCAGGTGAGAATGGGTACGCCGTAAATCCTTGCACTCTTCTTGTAGTGAGTGCCAAGTTGATCTTGTGGTGAAGGGTATCCGAGTCTTACCTGATAGTATGTCATCTATGAGAATGTGTCGAACCAcagaattttcagtttcttggaTGAAAGTACATATTTGACACGATTCATTGTGACAGTCTGGAGCATTTCGGCTAGCAAAGTCTGATGGGATATTTGCATTACCAGCTAGATGACGGACGGAGGCTTGAAATCTGCTGACTGTAGATAGAAAAGTTGAAACCCGAGGACTTGCTGAAAATTCGCCACGGCATAACTTCTCAAAAGCAAGGACGCAAGGTTTGTTGTCAGTGAGGATGATAGGTTTCAGACTGGACTGGATGATATAAGGACTGAAGTGTTTTGTGGCAGCGGCAATCGACAGCGCTTCAATTTCACATGGTAACCATGTGACTTGACGTGGTCTGAGTTTTGCGCTGAAGAATCCTGCAACGCGAGGTTGATTGTGGCGAGTTACATACAAGGTTGCTCCTATGCCTGGATCCTTAACAGCTCCATCTGTAACAATCCAAAGTTGGTCTTTTGGGTTTGGGAGAACGATTGCTTTGTTTGACGAGAGCATTGTCTGGGCATGAGAAAAGGCATCATGAAGGTCATTGCTCCAAACTATTTCATCTTTTGACTGACGACCTGCGACAATATCATCAAAAGGGGCAAGGATCTTCGAACAGCCGGGTATAACGCGGGCGagaattttgtatgcaccaatGAATGAGCGCAAACCATAGACTGTGTTGGGAGGCGAACACGACGCTAAAGTAGCGATGCGGTGAGGACTAGCCTGAATACAGCCTTGTTGCCAATTCCATCCTAAGATTGTGGTTGATTGTGGAgtgattattgttttgtgtgcTGACAGTCTTAAGTTGTTGTGTCGAAGGGCTGTCAACAACCGACGCCAAGTGTTGATTAATTCTTCAGGGGTATTTCCGCCACAATACAAGTCATCAGCGAGTTTAGTGACAACCCCTTCCGTCAATAAATCTCCCAGAACTCTACACATAAGTTCCTCTAGTGCAGTTTCTGAACCTGGCATACCCATTGCCGATCGGGTGTATACACGGATACCGCGAAACGGAGTAGCGACGCCACAAATACTTCATGGAATTCTTGTCAAGTGGTATTTGATAGAAAGCGCTGGACAGATCAgtggtaataatatatttccattGACCGATTTGTCTCAATGTTGAATCTACATCGGGTAACAGGGACGGCTGAGGTTTGGTGTAACGACCAACATCACCGAATGATGTGACCAGGCGATGGCCGCCTGATGGCTTTCTGACAAGGAAGGAAGGGTTAACGTATTCAACCTTGATACCTGCATCTTCAGGACGTTTGAAAACTCCCTTGTCCTCGAGGTCGTCGAACATCTGTTGAAGTTCTCCGAGTTGCTTTCTGGAGTAC comes from Gigantopelta aegis isolate Gae_Host chromosome 13, Gae_host_genome, whole genome shotgun sequence and encodes:
- the LOC121387650 gene encoding uncharacterized protein LOC121387650, whose product is MGMPGSETALEELMCRVLGDLLTEGVVTKLADDLYCGGNTPEELINTWRRLLTALRHNNLRLSAHKTIITPQSTTILGWNWQQGCIQASPHRIATLASCSPPNTVYGLRSFIGAYKILARVIPGCSKILAPFDDIVAGRQSKDEIVWSNDLHDAFSHAQTMLSSNKAIVLPNPKDQLWIVTDGAVKDPGIGATLYVTRHNQPRVAGFFSAKLRPRQVTWLPCEIEALSIAAATKHFSPYIIQSSLKPIILTDNKPCVLAFEKLCRGEFSASPRVSTFLSTVSRFQASVRHLAGNANIPSDFASRNAPDCHNESCQICTFIQETENSVVRHILIDDILSGKTRIPFTTRSTWHSLQEECKDLRRTHSHLIQGTRPSKKLANIKVVKRYINTVTIAKDGLLVVKRTDPLFPTRECIVVPRQVLEGLLNALHIQLNHPSAFQLKKVVQRYFFALDMDRSIDSVSNNCHQCAALRKTPSTIVEQSSSNPPETVGSLFAADILKRERQVIIVVRECVTAFTVACLIDNERSDVIRQALIRLCIELRPLDGPPAVIRTDPAPGFLALANDSFLHKHRITLEIVPNKTCQIPQCTSGDTDNDEETPPDPDVDTSYDLPPIPTEIASPLPDISSQSLDNILDTTTEDSLLPSRPRRRINLPGRFKDFVLN